Proteins encoded together in one Terriglobus saanensis SP1PR4 window:
- a CDS encoding class I SAM-dependent methyltransferase translates to MGLFGTKEAKEQRRTGIAAKVPRHSSGWTQLLKELKQQEGLRILDFGATSSTNINFVTSLGHSIYTVGLIDEAADPKWTLQSQLFEQPAFDTENFLKENLEFGERNFDVVLLWDTVAYLPSHLVGPVVERICSVMAPGGRLLGFFPVKPEGEFSRFHLREDDQVDMQKAGSYSLQTILTTRQIENLFASFTAYKFFLAKDNLREVLVTR, encoded by the coding sequence ATGGGTCTTTTCGGAACGAAAGAAGCCAAGGAGCAGAGGCGCACAGGAATCGCTGCCAAGGTGCCGCGTCACTCCAGCGGTTGGACACAGCTCCTCAAGGAACTCAAGCAGCAGGAAGGCCTGCGGATTCTCGACTTCGGGGCCACGTCATCCACCAATATTAATTTTGTGACCAGCCTCGGCCACAGCATTTATACCGTGGGACTGATCGACGAGGCAGCCGATCCGAAATGGACGTTACAGTCGCAATTATTTGAACAACCTGCATTTGATACGGAAAATTTTCTTAAAGAGAATCTGGAGTTCGGCGAGCGAAACTTCGATGTCGTACTTCTCTGGGACACCGTCGCCTATCTGCCATCTCATCTAGTGGGGCCGGTAGTTGAGAGAATCTGCTCCGTCATGGCTCCCGGCGGTCGTCTTCTGGGATTTTTCCCTGTAAAGCCCGAAGGGGAATTCAGCCGATTTCATCTACGCGAAGATGACCAGGTTGATATGCAAAAGGCAGGATCGTATTCGTTGCAAACCATTCTTACGACGCGGCAGATCGAAAATTTATTCGCCAGCTTTACAGCGTATAAATTCTTCCTGGCAAAGGACAATCTTCGCGAAGTTTTAGTCACACGTTAA
- a CDS encoding APC family permease has translation MSKRIPVPTQPNRVRLVVASSVMLTFISFWRAAAIVLNDLGSSAFYAGGIAEEAVGKAAPWFILGVVLFAYSVRALYVESCSMYTRGGVYRIVKEALGGTFAKISVSALMFDYVLTGPISGVSAGQYVIGLINEVIGIGAHHPSLARILVSNSGVVHQFDVNYASAGIAIVITCYFWWQNIKGIEESSEKALSIMKITTVMVVILLTWGIYSAIHQGAHLPPAPIPANLHFSDSALGFLKGTKFAQMLGLFGILMAFGHSVLAMSGEESLAQVNREIEHPKLKNLKRAAFVIAIYSAVFTGIGSLLAVMLIPDSVRVSVYRDNLIAGTAMYMVGPLALRIAFRVFVVIVGFLILGGAVNTAIVGSTGVLMRVAEDGVLTDWFRKPQKRFGTSYRIVNLVACIQLLVIVVTRGNVILIGEAYAFGVIWSFTFNALAMLVLRWKFQGERGSKVPLNLKIGKTEIPFGLMSVFLVLLTVAIVNLFTKSVATVSGILFAVVFFIIFSISERENKRRHKATERQMKEHFQLEHSEEVGRSDLDIRAGGVLVTMRDASTPHALKWALARTDTDDQDLVVLAARMMGAGGPEYVDASEQLFSEHEQMLFTKAVSVAESFGKHISLLVVPAGDIFAAIVRMANSLDVAAVVSGLSTKLTAQEQAYHVGQAWETLPEPKRQFTFYVVPSSGDAESFHIGPHAPTIPASDVQLVHRLWLNLRLDPGMHHLHHSDIVTYALTRMATEFTADKQETLTLLRQSIEETNRKRGLGSVQRFERGEDVRPGYSIRTPKSATPSSEKTR, from the coding sequence ATGTCAAAACGTATCCCTGTCCCGACTCAACCGAACCGCGTACGCCTTGTAGTTGCGTCTTCGGTGATGCTCACCTTCATTTCCTTCTGGCGCGCCGCCGCAATCGTTCTCAACGATCTGGGCTCCTCTGCTTTCTATGCGGGGGGAATCGCGGAGGAAGCAGTCGGCAAAGCGGCTCCATGGTTCATCCTGGGCGTTGTCCTCTTCGCATACTCTGTCCGAGCTCTCTATGTTGAGAGCTGCTCCATGTACACAAGGGGCGGCGTTTACAGGATTGTGAAAGAAGCACTTGGCGGCACCTTTGCCAAGATCAGTGTCTCCGCCCTGATGTTCGACTACGTTCTGACTGGACCGATCTCGGGTGTATCCGCGGGACAATATGTTATCGGCCTCATCAATGAGGTAATCGGAATTGGTGCCCACCATCCCTCACTGGCCCGCATCCTGGTCAGCAACTCCGGTGTGGTGCATCAGTTCGACGTCAATTACGCCTCTGCCGGTATTGCAATTGTCATCACCTGTTACTTCTGGTGGCAGAACATCAAAGGCATCGAAGAATCCAGCGAGAAAGCCCTGAGCATTATGAAGATCACCACCGTCATGGTGGTGATTCTGCTTACCTGGGGTATTTATTCGGCAATTCATCAGGGTGCGCATCTACCGCCCGCGCCCATTCCGGCCAATCTGCACTTCTCCGACTCTGCGCTTGGTTTCCTGAAGGGAACGAAGTTCGCGCAGATGCTCGGTCTCTTCGGCATCCTGATGGCGTTCGGTCACTCCGTTCTCGCAATGAGCGGCGAAGAGTCTCTCGCCCAGGTCAATCGAGAGATTGAACATCCGAAGCTGAAAAACCTCAAACGCGCCGCTTTCGTCATTGCGATCTACAGCGCTGTGTTTACGGGCATCGGTTCCCTGCTTGCCGTCATGTTGATCCCGGATAGCGTCCGGGTAAGTGTCTATCGCGATAACTTGATCGCGGGCACGGCGATGTATATGGTGGGACCGCTGGCTCTGCGTATCGCCTTCCGTGTCTTTGTCGTAATCGTCGGCTTCCTCATCCTCGGCGGCGCGGTTAATACAGCCATCGTTGGATCGACCGGCGTCCTGATGCGCGTCGCGGAAGATGGTGTTCTTACAGATTGGTTCCGCAAGCCTCAGAAGCGTTTCGGTACGAGCTACCGCATTGTGAATCTGGTGGCGTGTATTCAGTTACTCGTGATTGTGGTCACACGCGGTAACGTGATTCTGATCGGCGAAGCGTATGCCTTCGGAGTCATCTGGAGTTTTACCTTCAATGCCCTCGCGATGCTGGTTTTGCGTTGGAAGTTCCAGGGCGAACGTGGATCGAAGGTTCCACTCAACCTGAAGATCGGGAAGACAGAAATTCCCTTCGGTCTGATGTCTGTCTTTTTAGTTCTGCTTACCGTTGCCATCGTGAACTTGTTTACTAAGTCCGTCGCAACAGTAAGTGGCATTCTTTTTGCAGTGGTCTTCTTCATCATCTTTTCGATCTCCGAGCGCGAGAACAAGCGACGCCATAAAGCGACGGAAAGACAGATGAAGGAACACTTCCAACTGGAGCATAGCGAAGAAGTAGGTCGGTCGGACCTCGATATTCGCGCGGGCGGTGTTCTGGTAACGATGCGCGACGCTTCCACACCACATGCTCTCAAATGGGCGCTGGCCCGTACGGATACGGACGATCAGGATCTAGTGGTGCTAGCTGCCCGCATGATGGGTGCTGGCGGTCCGGAGTATGTCGATGCCTCCGAGCAATTATTCAGCGAGCACGAGCAGATGCTCTTCACAAAGGCTGTTTCCGTAGCTGAGAGTTTTGGCAAACATATTTCTCTGCTTGTGGTTCCAGCGGGCGATATCTTTGCGGCCATTGTTCGCATGGCTAACTCGCTCGATGTCGCTGCGGTGGTTTCGGGACTTTCGACGAAGCTCACGGCGCAGGAGCAGGCCTACCACGTCGGCCAGGCATGGGAAACTCTTCCCGAGCCGAAACGCCAGTTCACCTTTTATGTTGTGCCCTCCTCCGGAGATGCGGAGAGCTTCCATATTGGCCCGCATGCGCCCACGATTCCTGCGAGCGACGTACAGCTGGTCCACCGTCTCTGGCTGAATCTGCGCCTGGATCCGGGGATGCATCACCTGCATCACTCCGACATTGTGACCTATGCCCTGACGCGCATGGCGACGGAATTCACCGCGGACAAGCAGGAAACACTTACGCTCTTACGGCAGAGCATTGAAGAGACGAACCGGAAACGTGGTCTCGGATCCGTGCAACGATTTGAACGCGGTGAGGATGTACGTCCCGGATATTCCATCCGTACACCCAAGTCTGCGACCCCATCTTCAGAAAAAACCCGGTAA
- the lnt gene encoding apolipoprotein N-acyltransferase translates to MLDSRRMHSIPARAWLLASSSAFLQVIIFPLSGPVPPWRAALCWVAMVPFLLALMGNSGSGEPLRIRDFALLGYFCGFLWYLGNCYWILSTMHLYGGLSVLASFGIMVLFCLYLGLYHALFATLVGLLRACKSLHRSVVLIAAPFLWVAVELARARVTGFPWDLLGGVQVQNSLLTALAPVGGVYALSYVIMLANVEFCSAWIFKNKKLRVQSLCVGLAMVVVLEVGGRMGLGAPPPQQGTETAVLLQPNLDVGALASPSSGAAVLQDAMNLSLHPTRTAAQTQRAVTLWPESPAPFETDDPNLREAWLLLASRTGAPVIAGTIGRDPVSTGHEIYNSAALIDPDSGYVGRYDKVHLVPFGEFVPFEQVFSFAGGLTQEVGNFNRGKSRSDFYAGGHAYGVFICYESVFGDEVREFARNGAEVFVNLSNDGWYGDTSAPFQHIAMAQMRAIENRRWVLRDTNTGITASIDPFGRIIERVPRHTQTAAIVHFDYEHETTFYTRYGDLFAYLCALITTALFAWAMVERYQLGKRSSQRSL, encoded by the coding sequence GTGTTAGACTCCCGCCGTATGCACTCCATTCCAGCCCGCGCCTGGCTGCTCGCTTCATCTTCGGCGTTTTTGCAAGTCATTATTTTTCCTCTCTCCGGGCCTGTTCCTCCATGGAGGGCCGCCCTGTGCTGGGTCGCCATGGTTCCTTTTCTGCTGGCGCTTATGGGAAATAGTGGCTCCGGGGAACCTCTTCGCATCCGTGATTTTGCACTGCTCGGGTACTTCTGCGGCTTCCTTTGGTATCTCGGTAACTGTTATTGGATTTTGAGCACGATGCACCTTTACGGAGGTCTGTCTGTTCTCGCCAGTTTCGGCATCATGGTCCTGTTTTGTCTCTACCTGGGGCTGTATCACGCTCTCTTTGCCACTTTGGTCGGCCTGCTGCGCGCCTGCAAGTCGCTGCACCGCAGCGTCGTCCTGATCGCTGCACCGTTTCTTTGGGTTGCCGTGGAACTGGCTCGCGCCAGGGTGACAGGATTTCCGTGGGATCTTCTCGGCGGGGTCCAGGTGCAGAACAGCCTTTTGACCGCCCTTGCGCCCGTAGGCGGCGTCTATGCACTCAGTTACGTCATCATGCTGGCCAACGTGGAGTTCTGTTCGGCATGGATCTTTAAGAATAAAAAACTTCGGGTGCAATCCCTCTGCGTCGGCCTGGCGATGGTGGTGGTTTTGGAGGTCGGAGGACGAATGGGCCTTGGCGCACCTCCGCCACAGCAGGGAACCGAGACGGCCGTCCTGTTGCAGCCCAATCTCGATGTCGGGGCGCTCGCCTCGCCTTCCTCAGGTGCAGCAGTGCTACAGGACGCCATGAATCTCAGTCTCCATCCCACGCGGACCGCCGCGCAGACGCAACGTGCGGTGACGCTCTGGCCGGAATCTCCCGCTCCTTTTGAAACAGATGACCCGAATCTTCGCGAGGCGTGGCTCCTGCTGGCCAGCCGTACCGGAGCCCCGGTGATCGCGGGCACTATCGGGCGAGATCCTGTCTCCACTGGTCATGAGATCTACAACTCCGCAGCTCTTATCGACCCTGATTCCGGATACGTCGGACGCTATGACAAGGTTCATCTCGTTCCGTTTGGGGAATTTGTCCCCTTCGAGCAGGTCTTCAGCTTTGCTGGAGGCCTCACACAGGAGGTCGGTAACTTCAACCGAGGGAAGTCACGCAGCGACTTCTACGCAGGCGGTCACGCGTACGGCGTCTTTATCTGTTACGAGTCTGTTTTTGGCGACGAAGTGCGCGAGTTTGCGCGCAATGGCGCAGAGGTCTTTGTAAATCTCTCCAACGACGGTTGGTACGGAGACACCAGCGCGCCCTTCCAGCACATCGCCATGGCGCAGATGCGTGCCATCGAAAACCGCAGATGGGTTCTTCGCGACACCAATACGGGGATTACGGCTTCCATCGATCCCTTCGGCCGCATTATCGAACGCGTGCCGCGCCACACCCAGACTGCCGCGATCGTGCACTTCGATTACGAGCACGAAACTACCTTTTATACGCGCTACGGAGACCTCTTCGCCTACCTCTGCGCTCTGATCACAACCGCCCTCTTTGCCTGGGCCATGGTCGAGCGCTATCAACTCGGCAAGCGTAGTTCACAGCGTTCTTTGTAG
- the prfB gene encoding peptide chain release factor 2 (programmed frameshift): MLSDLEYAYSPVRARVRDLREYLDSTRLKKDLARIEEQSSDPAIWADPARSQPLMRERKRLEGLLSDDADLERRSGDIDAYFELGREGENVEPELAREIASIEQAIEKLESRTMLSEETDPLNAIVTVHPGAGGTESQDWAEMLMRMYLRWGERQGFKTEINEIQDGDEAGIKSATFTITGDFAYGLLSGETGVHRLVRISPFDSAKRRHTSFSSVFVSPEIDDSIVIDIKPDDLRIDTYRSGGKGGQHVNTTDSAVRITHLPTGIVAGCQNERSQHKNKDKAMKMLRSRLYEFELDKKKAISRKLEDSKLEINFGSQIRSYVLQPYRMAKDLRTRVEVGDVDRVLDGDLEPFIRGFLRMRRDGHIPAPVEDDEI, translated from the exons ATGTTGAGTGATCTGGAATACGCCTACTCCCCGGTTCGTGCCCGCGTGCGCGATCTGCGGGAGTATCTT GACTCCACCCGCCTGAAGAAAGACCTCGCCCGCATTGAAGAACAGAGCTCTGACCCAGCCATCTGGGCAGATCCCGCGCGTTCTCAGCCACTGATGCGCGAGCGTAAACGCCTCGAAGGTCTCCTCAGCGACGACGCGGATCTTGAACGTCGCAGCGGGGACATCGATGCCTACTTCGAACTCGGACGCGAGGGCGAAAATGTCGAGCCGGAACTCGCGCGTGAGATCGCGTCCATCGAGCAAGCGATCGAAAAGCTTGAATCCCGCACCATGCTCTCCGAAGAGACCGATCCCCTGAACGCCATCGTGACCGTGCATCCCGGCGCGGGCGGAACGGAGAGCCAGGACTGGGCCGAGATGCTTATGCGGATGTACCTCCGCTGGGGTGAACGCCAGGGGTTCAAGACGGAGATCAACGAAATTCAGGACGGCGATGAAGCGGGCATCAAGTCCGCGACTTTTACCATCACCGGCGACTTCGCCTACGGTCTGCTTTCAGGAGAAACAGGCGTCCATCGCCTGGTGCGCATCTCTCCTTTCGACTCCGCGAAGCGGCGGCACACCTCGTTCTCCTCCGTTTTTGTTTCGCCTGAGATCGACGACTCTATCGTCATCGACATCAAGCCCGACGATCTCCGCATCGACACCTACCGTTCCGGCGGAAAAGGCGGTCAGCACGTTAATACGACGGATTCCGCCGTCCGGATCACGCATCTCCCCACCGGCATCGTCGCCGGTTGCCAGAATGAGCGCTCGCAGCACAAAAACAAGGACAAGGCGATGAAGATGCTCCGCTCGCGTCTCTACGAGTTCGAGCTGGACAAGAAGAAGGCGATCTCGCGCAAACTGGAAGACTCCAAGCTCGAAATCAACTTCGGCTCGCAGATTCGTTCCTATGTTCTTCAGCCCTACCGCATGGCAAAGGACCTTCGCACCCGCGTTGAAGTCGGCGATGTGGACCGCGTTCTGGATGGCGACCTCGAACCCTTCATTCGGGGCTTCCTCCGGATGCGGCGCGATGGTCATATTCCTGCCCCGGTCGAGGATGATGAAATCTAA
- a CDS encoding DinB family protein translates to MATTTSTPDLTSELRKQLLALLKGGQAHATFEDAIRDLPADLRGKTPEGLPYSPWQILEHLRITQRDILDFSTNQEGNYKELDWPKDYWPKTAVPTSEDVWKQSISAFSHDLKAFEALVKNEDLTEPFSWDGSKNLLREALLLADHTAYHLGELIVIRRLLGAWKK, encoded by the coding sequence ATGGCTACGACTACCTCCACCCCGGACCTGACCTCGGAACTGCGGAAACAGCTCCTCGCCCTGCTCAAAGGCGGACAGGCGCACGCAACCTTCGAGGACGCGATCAGAGACCTTCCCGCTGACCTGCGCGGCAAAACGCCGGAAGGGTTACCGTACTCCCCCTGGCAGATTCTGGAACACCTGCGTATCACCCAGCGTGACATCCTAGATTTCAGTACGAACCAGGAAGGGAACTACAAGGAACTCGATTGGCCCAAGGACTACTGGCCGAAAACGGCAGTTCCGACCTCCGAGGACGTCTGGAAACAGAGCATTTCGGCGTTCAGCCATGACCTGAAGGCGTTTGAGGCGCTGGTGAAAAACGAAGATCTGACTGAACCTTTCTCCTGGGATGGCAGCAAGAACCTTCTTCGGGAGGCTCTTCTTCTCGCCGACCACACCGCCTATCACCTCGGTGAACTCATCGTCATCCGTCGCCTGCTCGGCGCGTGGAAGAAGTAA
- a CDS encoding CoA-binding protein, translating into MNEPALMLEMLRGKTIAVVGLSDNPGKASHGVSRVMQQAGYRIFPVNPAVQTVLGETSYASLADLPERPDIVNVFRLPKAIPGIVDEMIALDLKHLWVQLGIVHLEAAERAESAGIGVVMDHCIMVEHARLASAL; encoded by the coding sequence ATGAACGAACCGGCACTCATGCTCGAAATGCTGCGCGGCAAGACGATCGCCGTGGTGGGGCTCTCCGACAATCCGGGGAAGGCCAGCCACGGTGTCTCGCGGGTCATGCAGCAGGCGGGCTACCGTATCTTTCCGGTCAACCCCGCCGTCCAGACCGTACTCGGAGAGACCAGCTACGCCTCGCTCGCCGATCTTCCGGAGCGCCCGGATATCGTCAACGTCTTCCGCCTGCCCAAGGCAATCCCCGGCATCGTGGACGAGATGATCGCGCTCGATCTGAAACATCTGTGGGTCCAGCTGGGCATCGTCCATCTGGAAGCCGCAGAGCGCGCGGAGTCTGCAGGGATCGGTGTGGTGATGGACCACTGCATTATGGTGGAACACGCTCGACTGGCATCTGCTCTCTAG